The genome window ccatacttgggatttggctATTCTCCCTCCTGGACagtctgtggttggttgtaagtggatctacatgATCAAGACTCGCTTTGATCGGTCCATTAATCGTTATAAgactcgtcttgttgcaaaaggttttacacaaaagtatgggattgattatgaagagacctttgctccagtTGCTCGTTTCTCATCTGTTCATGCCCTCTTAGCTATTGCCGCTACTAGTAAATGTGACATTTTTCAAATGAATGTTAAAAATGTCTTCTTTAATGgagatttaagtgaagaagtttatatgcaacctccttctggtctctctgttgaatcaaacaaggtttgtcgCCTTCGActtgcactttatggccttaaacaagcccCACGAGCTTAGTTTGCCAAGTTCAGCTTCACCATTTTTCACTTGGGTTACACTGCCAGTCCTTATGATTttgccttatttcttcatcgcactgacaaaggcacCATTTTGCTTctcctatatgtggatgatatgatcataactagCGATGACCTTAGtagcattcaagaactcaaggattttctcagttaatagtttgagatgaaagatcttggacatcttagctatttcttgggtcttgaaatcactcatttcACAGATGGTATTTATATTACTCAAGtcaagtatgcttctgaacttTTGTCTTGAGTTGGACTCACTGATAGTAAGACTGTTGGCACTCCAGTTGAACTTAATGCACATTTGACTCCTTCGGGGGGGAGGGGggaaccattgtctaatccttctCTTTACAAATGATTaattggcagcctagtttatctcactatTACTCGTCTAAACATTTCCTACGCTATTCATCAGATGAGCTAGTATCTGTCTACTCCATAatcgactcactatgctgctgttctgtgTATTTTTCGATACTTGAAAGGTACTCTTttccatggccttttctactcagcttAGTCTCCTTTTGTCCTCCGTGCATTTTCTGATGTTGATTAGGCAAGAGATCCTGCTGATCACAGGTCCACcactggttattgctttctccttggttcttctttgatttcttggcgaagcaaAAAAACAAACCCTTGTGGCCCGCTCCAATACTGAAGCAAAATATCGTGCCCTTACTAATACAACATCTAAGCTCCTTTGGCTACAATGGCTTCTTAAGGActtaggtgtgtccacatcctctactactcctctttattgtgacaaccaaaGTGTCATTCATATTACTCACAATAAtatcttccatgaacggactaaacacattgagatttattatcattttatctGTTATCATATTGTCCATAGTGTTCTCAAGCTCTTCTCAGTCTCCTCCAAATATCAACTTACAGATAttttcaccaagtcacatcctaagggacgcCTTTGTGCTTTAGTtaacaacctcaagttggtctcacacccaccttgagtttgagggagacTGTTAACGTGTATAGTGTTATGCGCTTTATGCCCACTTAGATTTCTTGTATAACACACATACTTGCACTACATTCTTACTTGTACTGTACACATCTACCTCTTATATAAAGGCATTCATGTATATTCTTTTACTAtaaaatacaatactattgaATTCAATATTTCTAACAGTGCCAGAGTCTAGATACATGTCCAAGCTTGGCTAAAACCCTAACAATTTAAGAAAATTGACAAGTTtcaccatttatttttcttatttagtaTATCTATCTGGAACTAATGATGTAATCTAATATAATTCACAAAACCAGATTCCTGTATCCAGATATCAGATAATGATAGATTGGAAAGGCCAGATTCTTGACTGGGAATGGCTTCCGCAATTAAATGACTGAAAATTTAGGTCATATTCAACGATTTAGGACTTGAAGATGCCTTGAATTCTTCACAATCAATAACACCATCTCCATTGATGTCTGCTTGGGCCCATAGATTTTTCATATCTTGGAAACTCAGTCCATAAGGATGACCAATTAAATTAACCTGTATAACATCTGATCATAGTGAGTTTATCTTATAACTAAAATTTACATCTCATATGGCAAAGTTGATAAAATAAAGTACCTGGCGCAATGCTTCACGGAGAGCAGAAATTGTAATAAAATCACCATGGTTGTCACCTTTGAGAAAGGCAAATGCATCATCTTCAGCCAGTGAAGCTTTTCGAAGCAGATACtggaaacccaaaaaaaaatccgcATATTAGTCGATGAAAGCTCTGTAACTGTATTTGCTAAACAA of Quercus lobata isolate SW786 chromosome 8, ValleyOak3.0 Primary Assembly, whole genome shotgun sequence contains these proteins:
- the LOC115956299 gene encoding uncharacterized calcium-binding protein At1g02270-like — its product is MGIAKINSSYKGFVSSYDDAHKYTESDADAHKWVSHRNHRGNICGVDFIWLCNPNKSRKPLRTSWAEAVFSIKKYLLRKASLAEDDAFAFLKGDNHGDFITISALREALRQVNLIGHPYGLSFQDMKNLWAQADINGDGVIDCEEFKASSSPKSLNMT